GGTTTCGTCGGCGAGCTCCGCCAGGCCCCGCCAGATCCGGGCCGTGACACGGACCGCCTCGTCCACGTCACCGCCCGCGCAGGCCTCGATCAGCTGCTCGTGCAGCCCGGCCGAACGGCAGGTGCCGCCCTCGCCGAAGCGCCGCCGTTCCAGGCGGCGGATGAGGGGCGTGTAGCGAGCGATGGTGGCGGCGGCCGCGCGGTTGCCGCCGGCCCGGACGAGAACGTCGTGCAGCTCGTCGTCGGCGCGCAGGGCCGTGTCCACGTCTCCGGCACGTACGGCGGCCGCGAACCGCTTGTTGGCCGCGCGCATGCGATCCATGTCCGTGGCCCTCAACCAGGGCACGGCGACCCGCGTGGCCAGTTCGTGCATGGCGCCGACCACGGCGGCCGCGTCCCGCACGTCGGCGGCGACGACCGGGGTCACCCTGGTGTAGCTCTGCGGCTTGCTCTCCAGCAGACCCTCGTCCACGAGCCGCGAGAAGGCCTCCCGCACGGGCGCCCGGGACAGCCCGAGCCGCTCCGCGAGGTCGGCGTCCCGCACCACCGCTCCGGGCTCGATCTTCCCGGCCACGATGGCGTCCCGGATCGCTTCGTACGCGCGGTCCCGCAGCAGGGTGCGGCGCACGGGTCGGATGGCCTCCATGAACTGAAATGTTAGATGTCAGATTTCCGGAGAAACAAGAGGGCCCGCACCGGAAGTGCGGGCCGCTCGTCCAGGAGGGTGCCCGAGGTCAGGGGTCGGCGACGGGACTGTTCATCAGGCGCGTCTTCCCTTTCCGCCACACCGACCCCCAAGTCGGTGACGGGATTCGAACCCGCAACAAACCTGACCCCGAAGTATCCGCTGCCTGCGCACCGGACACCCACCAGGTGCTGAGCCCCCCGAGATCGAGTCGGCGGCGGCGTCGGATTCTCTTTACAAAAGAAGTAGCCGCAGCCCGCGCACCGGGGGTGCATGAAGTTGTGGTGTCCAGAGATCGAGGTCGGCGGAACCGACAAGGTGCTCTGCCTTCTGAGCTACACCGGCCCTATGTGCCGATGGCGGGACTCGAACCCGCGACCGCCCCATTATGAGTGGAAGTAGGTCCTGCCTTCGCACCTGGACGTGCATCACTCTAGGGGGACGGTCGCGGGCCGGGCGAGCGAGTTTTTACCGCTTCTGACGCTTCCAGGGACCCGTGATGGCCAGCATGATGCCCGGCTCCTGGATGTTGGCGAACAGGGTCTTCCCGTCGGGCGAGAAGGTGACGCCGGTGAACTCGCTGTACTCCGGCGCCTCCTCAGTGCCGATGTTCAGTTCGTTGCGGGCGATCGGGTATGTGCGGCCGCTGTCGGTCGCGCCGAAGAGGTGCTGGACGCCCTCGCCGTCCTCCGCGATGACCAGGCCGCCGTACGGAGAGACGGTGATGTTGTCGGGGCCGTCGAAGGCGCCGTCGACGGACGGGTCGGGGTTGACGCCCAGCAGGACCTTCAGGGTCAGGGTGCGGCGCTTGGGGTCGTAGAACCAGACGGCGCCGTCGTGCTGGACGGGACTCTCGGTGCGGGCGTACGAGGAGACGATGTACGCGCCGCCGTCACCCCACCACATGCCCTCCAGCTTGCGGGCGCGGGTGACCTGGCCGTCGGTGAACTGCTTGCGCACGGACGTGGTCCTGGCGTCGCGGTCGGGGACGTCGACCCAGTCCACGCCGTACACGGTGCCGATCTTCGTGGCGCGGGAGAGGTCGTCGACGAACTTGCCGCCCGAGTCGAAGCACTTGAAGGCCTGGAGGCGGCCCGCGTCGTCCGCGAGGGTGCGCAGCTTGCCGCGGCCGTGGCAGAAGCCCTCGGGCGGGGTCCAGCGGTACAGGAGGCCGTTCGGGCCGGCCGCGTCCTCGGTCAGGTAGAGGTGACCGCGCTTGGGGTCCACGACGACGGCCTCGTGGGCGTAGCGGCCGAGCGCCTTGATGGGCTTGGGGTCGCGGTTGGCGCGCCGGTCCTCGGGGTCGACCTCGAAGACGTAGCCGTGGTCCTTGGTCATGCCGTTCTGACCGGCCTTGTCCTCGGTCTCCTCACAGGTGAGCCAGGTGCCCCAGGGGGTGTTGCCGCCCGCGCAGTTGGTGGAGGTACCGGCGACGCCGACCCACTCGGCGACCTGGTCGTGGCGGACCTCGACGACGGTGCAGCCGCCGGACGCGGCCGGGTCGTAGACAAGGCCCTCGGTGAGCGGCACGGGGTACTTCCATTTGGCGCGCGGGCCCTTGAGCTCGTGGTTGTTGACGAGGAGGGTGGCGCCGCGGGGGCCGTCGAAGGTGGAGGTGCCGTCGTGGTTGGACGGGGTGAACTCGCCCGACTCCAGCTTGGTCTTCCCGCTGTAGGTGATGACGCGGTACGAGAAACCGGCGGGCAGCGCGAGCAGGCCCTTCGGGTCGGGGATCAGCGGTCCGTAGCCGACCCCGCCGTGCCGGTCCTCCTCCTGGTCGCCCGCGGTCTCGGTGTCGGTGGACGCCAGGGCGCCCGGCGCGGTGGCGAGAGCGCCGACGCTGCCGGCCAGGGCGATGCCGGCACCGGTGAGTGCGGACCGTCTGGCGAAGTCCCTGCGGGTGAGCGACATGCTGTCTCCTGTGGAAGGGGAGTGAGGCGGTCGGGGGGTGGGTGGCGGACCTCGTTGCGCGCACACGGTCCCGCCCGTGTTTGAACGCCAGTTGAACGCGGTCCGACCACAAACAGCGCTGTTCCATGAACCACCAAGTTCGCCACCCGACCGTGCCACGACACGCCCGTGGCCGGAAGGGGGCTTCCTTCCGGGGTGCTGGTTGCCATGGCTGCCGGTCGCGTCGGCTGCTGGTCGCCTTGCCACCAGTCACCTTGACCACCGGTCGCCTTGGCTGCTGGTCGCCTCGACCACCGGTCGCCTTGGCTGCCGGTCGCCTCGACCACCGGTCGCCTTGGCTGCTGGTCGCCTCGACCACCGGTCGCCTTGGCTGCCGGTCGCCTCGACCACCGGTCGCCTTGGCTGCCGGTCGCCTCGACCACCGGTCGCCTTGGCTGCCGGTCGCCTCGACCACCGGTCGCCTTGGCTGCTGGTCCCCTTGGCTGCTGGTCGCCTTGACCACCGGTCGCCTTGGCTGCTGGTCGCCTTGACCACCGGTCGCCTTGGCTGCCGCTCCCACCGCCGCTGGTTCACCGCGATCGCCGAATCCCCCGGCCACCGCTCCCCACGACCGCCGACGCCCTCAGCACCCGACGGCCGCCCACCGGAAGGCCGGCCGCTCAGCCCCCTTGCTGCGAGCGCGCCTTGAACGCCGCCTTCCGGGCTTCCTTCGCCACCTTCTTGTCGGGGTGCAGGCGGCCCATGGCCTCCAGGACCTCCGGGGCGGCGGGGTGGTCCACCCGCCACGCCGTCGCGAAGAAGCCGCTGTGCTGCGCCGCCAGGCCCTCCACCAAGGCCTGCAGTTCCGCCGAGTTGCCTTCGGCCGCCAGTTGCGCGGCCACCGTGTCGATGGTCAGCCAGAAGACCATCGACTCCGGCGGCACGGGCACGTCCGCCGCCCCGTGTTCGGTGAGCCAGACCCGCGCCAGCCCGCCCAGTTCCGCGTCGTCCAGCACCTCACGCAGGGCCGGCTCCGCCTCCGCGCCGACCAGGGACAGCGCCTGCTGACAGCGCAGCCGGCGCAGCGGCGCCCCGGCGTCCGAGCCACGCGCCGCAGCGAGCAACTCCCTTGCCGCAGCCAGCGGTTCACGGCGCGCCAGCCACTGCTCCGTCTCCGCCTGCGCCGCCGTCGGCGGGAACAAGGAGGTGCCGTCGAGCAGCGCGTCGGCGCCCTTGTCGGCCAGCTCCCCCACCGCGGGCACGGTCGCCCCGGCCTCCCGCAGCCGGATCCGCATCCCGTACACCCCGAGCGGGGTCAGCCGCACCATCCCGTACCGGCTGACGTCCGTCTCGTCGACGGGCGCCGCCGGCTCCTCGTCGATGTCCGCCATCAGTGCCTCGTCGACCGGCTGGAAGTCGACGAGCCCGATCGGTTCGAGGAGCCGGAACTGGTCGTCGAGCCGCATCATGGCATCCGATACCTGCTCCAGGACGTCATTGGTGGGCTCGCCCATGCCGTCGGGCACGATCATCGACGCGGCGAGGGCGGGCAGCGGCACCGGGCTGTCGCCGGGGCCCTCCTCGCTGGCCGTCAGCAGATAGAGGTTGCCCAGCACCCCGTCGAGGAACTCGGCCTCCGCCTCCGGGTCCCAGTCGAGGGAGGAGAAGTCGATCTCGCCGCCCTCGTCCATCGCGTCGACGAGGTCGTCGAGGTCGGGCACGCTCGCGTCGGCGAGCACGGTCTCCAGCGCGCCGAGCCACACGCCGAGCACGTCGTTCGGGCTGCCGGAGGTGAGCAGCGCGAGGTCGGCGCCCGTGGCGACCGTCCCCTCCTCCTCGTCGACGATCTCGACAAGGCCGGTGTCGACGGCGACCCGCCAGGCCTCGCTCGCACAGGCGGCGGCGTCCTCACCGGTCAGCCCGAGGACCTCGGCCGCGGCGGGCAGCTGCTCCTCGACGAGTTCGCCCCCGGCGCCGACGCGGGTGTCCGGGCCGGCCCAGCGGGCGAGCCGGGCGGCGCGGGAGAGCAGAGGCGTGGCGAGCGCGTCCCGCGCGAGCTCCGCTTCGGAGTGCAGCCGAACCGGCGGCAAGGGGGAGCTGTCTGACATCGGCTGGGTCTCCTTGGGCGTATGTAGTGGCCGAGGGGGCGCCCCGAAACACACGGCTCAGCCTAGACGGATTTCCACCCATGCCGCCCGGTTCATCTCCCCGCCGACAGCTGTACATGGCCGAAACCTTGACAACTGGCCGGAGAACACAGGAGATTGACGCGCGTAGAAGTCGGCGGACACTTGTTCACCGAGGCCCCGCGGCGTTTGTCGAGGTTCCTCGGGTCTCATCGCGGGTTCACCGCCTTCTACGCGCGTCGCCACCGCCCCACCGGTCGCGAACCCCACGGCTCCACGCTCCACTCTCGTCCCGGCGCCCACGTATGTCCCCGGAGGGATTCCGTTGCCGAGCAAGTCATCCACGCGCCTCGCCGCGCTCACCGTCGCCGCCGTCTGCTCCACCATGTCCGGCGTCGTGCTCACCACGCCGGCGCACGCGGACACCGTGCGCATCCACGACATCCAGGGCACCACCCGGATATCGCCGCTCGCGGGCCAGAAGGTCACGGACGTGGCCGGAGTCGTCACGGGTGTGCGGACCTACGGCTCGTCGAGGGGGTTCTGGATCCAGGACCCGAACCCCGACGACAACCCGGCCACCAGTGAGGGCGTCTTCGTCTTCACCAGCTCCACCCCGAAGGTCGCCGTCGGCGATTCGGTCACGGTGACGGGCACGGTCTCGGAGTACGTCCCGGGCGGTGCCTCGTCCGGCAACCAGTCGGTGACCGAGATCACCAAGCCGACGGTGACGGTGCTCTCCAGCGGCAACGCCGTCCCGGCGCCGGTCGTCATCGACGCGAAGTCCGTGCCGGCCGAGTACGCCCCGGCGGGCGACACGGCCGCGAACGGCTCGATCAACGGCCTCGCCCTGGACCCGGCGCAGTACGCCCTGGACTACTACGAGTCCCTGGAGGGCATGAGCGTCCAGGTCGCCGACGCCCGCGTGGTCACCGCCACCGACCCGTACAGCGAGCTGTGGGTCACGGTGAAGCCGCACGAGCACGCCGACCACCGCGGCGGCACGGTCTACGGCTCCTACGAGTCCCAGAACACCGGCCGGCTCCAGATCCAGTCGCTCGGCTCGACCGCGGACTTCCCGGCCGCGAACGTCGGCGACACGCTCACCGGCACGACCACGGGCCCGCTGGACTACAACCAGTTCGGCGGCTACACCCTCGTGGCGGGCGAGCTCGGCGCTCTGAAGAGTGGCGGCCTGCAGCGGGAGACCACCCACAAGCAGGCGCGCGGCGAACTGGCCGTGGCGACGTACAACGTGGAGAACCTGGACCCGTCCGACACCACCTTCGCGGCCCACGCCTCCGCGATCGTGAACAATTTGCAGTCTCCGGACATCGTGTCCCTGGAGGAGATCCAGGACAACAACGGTGCCAAGGACGACGGCACGGTCGACGCGGACCAGACGGTGACCAAGCTGATCGACGCGATCGTCGCGGCGGGCGGCCCGCAGTACGAGTGGCGCTCGATCAACCCGGTCAACGACCAGGACGGCGGCGAACCCGGCGGCAACATCCGCCAGGTCTTCCTCTTCAACCCGGAGCGGGTCTCCTTCACCGACCGGGCGGGCGGCGACTCGACGACCGCCGTCGGCGTCACCAAGGCGCACGGCAAGGCGCAGTTGACGGTCTCCCCCGGCCGCATCGACCCGGGCAGCGACGCCTGGAAGAGCAGCCGCAAGCCGCTCGTCGGCGAGTTCGTCTTCCGCGGCAGGACGGTCTTCGTGATCGCCAACCACCTCAACTCCAAGGGCGGCGACCAGTCGCTCCACGCGCAGTACCAGCCGCCCACGCGCAGCTCGGAGACCCAGCGCCACCTCCAGGCGACCGAGGTGAACGCCTTCGTCAAGGACATCCTCGACACGCAGAAGAACGCGGACGTCATCGCGCTCGGCGACATGAACGACTTCGAGTTCTCCGACACCGCGGGGATCCTCGAAGGTGACGGCGAACTGTGGTCGGCGATCAAGTCGCTGCCGAAGAGCGAGCGGTACACATACGACTACCAGGGCAACAGCCAGGTCCTGGACCAGATCCTGGTCAGCCCGTCGATCCGCCGCGGCTGCGACCTGGACTACGACAGCGTGCACATCAACTCGGAGTTCCACGACCAGATCAGCGACCACGACCCGCAGGTGCTGCGCTTCAGGCCGTAGGTCCCCGTACGCGGCCTCGGCCTCCGGTGCCGACGAGCCCGGCCCCTTCGTCCGGGGGGCCGGGCTCGTCCCATGTGTCGGCGGGTCAGGCGAACACGTCGGCCAGCCAGCGCTGCCACGCGGCCTCGTTCGCCTTCGCGTCGGCATCGGGCGCGAAGTCGTGGACGCTGATCCCCACCGGGGCGCCCCAGTGGTTGCGGCCGAAGAACCGGATGAGGGAGTCGTCGGTGCGCAGTCCGACGAAGTACGGGTCGCGGTAGTCGACCACGGCGCCGAAGAGGCCTTCCGGTCCGCGGACCTCGACGGCCGCGCCCGGGGCGGCGTCGTCCGCGAGGGCGAGCGCCCGTTCCACTGCGGTGAGGGCGTCGGCGGCCATGGACTTCTCGGGGCCGTTCAGGGTGGCGAAGGCGACGGGGCGGGGCGCGAAGTGCGTCAGGTACTGGCGCAGGGTGTGCAGGTAGAAGTCCGTGTGCTTGCTCGCGCCGTCGTACTGGTTGTCCCAGTCGTCGACGAAGATGCCGCTGTGCACGTACCGGACCCAGGCGCGCCGGCCGCCTTCGCGCGGTTCGATGGTGTGGTCGAGCTGGTTGAGGGTCTGCTGCGAGATGCCCTCGACGCCCTCGACGCGGTTGACGTAGCGGTGCGGCGGGTCCCAGGCGGTGATCGTGGATCCGAAGGGGCCCTTGCCGCCCACCCGGGGCTCGGGCGGCTCCATCGGCCACAGATACCCTCCGGTGCCGGTGGTGATCGCCTCCCACACCTCCTCGGGAGTGGCGTCGACCTCGAACTCGCGGACGATCTCGAATTCCTTGGATTCCTGCGTCATGGTGACTCCTGGGCTACGGACAAGCTCTGACTGTCGAGTTCCGGGGCGGTCTGGTCCTTGACCGTGGGATGGACGGCCACGACTATCCGGTGGTCGCGGCCGCGCTCCGCTTCGGGCGCGTCGTACTTGCGGATCAGAGAGCTGACGCCGGCCGTCAACTCCTGGATGAAGGCGGCCCGGTCGGCGGCCGACGCGAAGCGCACCTCGCCGTCGAGCGCGTACGTCGCGAGCCGCTTGCGGGCCTTGGCCGCGCCGGTGATCAGCGAGCCGACGTCCCGTACGAGGCGGGCACCGAGCGCGAGCAGCCAGCGCGCGGAGAGCTGGTCGCGAAAGCGGTCCGGGTCGGGCTGCACGGCGGCGAGCGCGAGCGGGCTGATCACGTAGGACGCGGCGGTGGCCCGCATCAGCCGCTCGGTGACGTTGCCCTTGCGGCGCTCACCGGCCAGCTCGACCAGGCCGTGCCGCTCCAGGGCCTTGAGGTGGTAGTTCACCTTCTGCCGGGGCAGCCCGACCTTGCCGGCCAGCATGGCGGCCGACGCGGGACCGGCCGCCAGCTCGGCGAGCAGTCGGGCCCTTATGGGGTCCAGCGAGACGGCTGCGGCCTCGGGGTCTTCGATCACGGTCACGTCCAGCATGGCTTCACGCTCTCACCGAAAACTTTTTTTGTCCAGGAGGCCATAGTTTTCGGTGAGGGGGCATGGCGAAGCGGCACCGGTCCTGAAGTCACGGGATACCGGCGCGATGGGGGGATTCAGGTCATACCCGGCAGCCCGGGAGCAGCGCCCGCCGCCGGGCCGTTCACTCCCTGGGCCCGCGTTCCTCCAGGCGGGCCAACTGGGTCTGGAACCAGTCGAGTCGGGCCTGGAGCAGGGCCGCTTCGGCGACCAGCTCGGAGACTCCAAGGCCGGCGGGCGGCTCCACGCCCCCCTGTCCGGCCCGCACTCGCAGCCCTTCCCCGGCGAGCCGCGCGAAGGCGGCGAGCGACAGCGACGCACGGCCGCGCGCGCACCCCGCGCACGCCACCTCCAGCGCGCGCCAGCCCGGCCGCCCCCAGCCCGCGTCGGCCAGGGCGGCCGCCGCCGCTCCGCACGCGCACGGGCCGGCCGTCATGGTCCGCACCCGCTGGCGCGCGTACCGGAAGCCGCGTTCGAAGCGGATGTACGCGCCGAGCACCACGACCTCGAGCAGCACGGCCGCCTTGTGCTCCGCGGTGCACAGCAGCGCCTCGGCCTCCGTGCGGTCGTGCACGCAGTGGAAGCCGCAGTCGCAGCGGCGGTGCGGCGCGCGATGCCGCAGCCCGTAGACGCACCGGGCCTCGTCGAGGACGCCGTAGGGCAGCGCGCCGCCCAGGGACACCCCCGTGAACCCGGCCCGGATGCCGTCCTGGGACAGCACCGGGTGGGCGATCTTGTATCCGGTCGGCGGCTCCGTCGGACGTTCCTCGGGGAGCCGCAGTCTCATCGCGCGACCGGGACCTCTTCGGGAGCGGACACCGCCGGCTCCTCCACGACTCCGGCGTCTTGGCGGTCGACCACTTCCTCGTGAACCTCCGGACGCTCCTCGGCGACCCCGGTGGCAAGTGCCCTGCCCAGCTTCATGACGCCTCCCGCTGTTGGTTACCGTCCCGGCCATGGTGACCCACCCCGCCCGTTTTGGCACCAGTGCCCGCCCCTCCGCGCCCCATCACAGCGCCCCGAGCGCCTCCGCCACCGCGTCCTTGACCGCCTCCTCGGACGGCACCGGACGTCCCTGCGCGGCCGCCATCTCGGCCAGCGAGGTCATCGGAACGCTGGGCAGCCCACAGGCGGTGAACCTCGTGAACTCCTCCAGGTTCGAGGTGATGTTGAGGGCGAAGCCGTGGCTGGTGACCCCGCCGCGGATCCGCATCCCGATCGACACGAGCTTCCGGCCGGCGGGCGTCCAGACCCCGACCAGCGACTGCGCACCCGGCGGCGTGTCCCGGCGCACCGTCTCGAAGCCGAGCGCCGCGCAGGCCCTGATCAGGCCGTTCTCCACCTGGCGGACGATGTCGGCGGGGCCGCGTTCACGCAGGTCGATGACGAGATAGCCGATGAGCCGGCCCGGACCGTGGTAGGTCGCCTGCCGAGGTCGATCCGTTCAATATCACCCATGAAGCAGCATCCCTAACCAATACCTCGTAGAAGAATTAAGTGGAGCTTCACGATCGCGCTGCCGAAACTACTCCCATGACGACACCAGCCACCTCCGCCCCTCCCTTCGGCCGCGCCCTGTGCGCCATGATCACACCCTTCACCGAGGCGGGCGCGCTCGATCTCGACGGTGCGCAGCGGCTCGCAGCCCGACTGGTGTCCGAGGGCTGCGACGGTCTCGTGCTCTCGGGCACCACGGGAGAGTCGCCGACCACCACGGACACCGAGAAGTCCGCGCTCATCAGGGCCGTACGCGAGGCGGTCGAAGAGCGCGCGACGATCGTGGCGGGCGTGGGCACGTCCGACACCCGGCACACCGTGGAGCTGGCACTGGCGGCCGAAAAGGCGGGCGCGGACGGCCTGTTGGTGGTCACGCCGTACTACAGCCGGCCCCCGCAGGACGCGGTCGAGGCGCACTTCCGCGAGATCGCCGACGCGTCCGGACTGCCGCTCATGCTGTACGACATCCCGGGCCGCACCGGCAC
The Streptomyces sp. CGMCC 4.7035 DNA segment above includes these coding regions:
- a CDS encoding GntR family transcriptional regulator: MEAIRPVRRTLLRDRAYEAIRDAIVAGKIEPGAVVRDADLAERLGLSRAPVREAFSRLVDEGLLESKPQSYTRVTPVVAADVRDAAAVVGAMHELATRVAVPWLRATDMDRMRAANKRFAAAVRAGDVDTALRADDELHDVLVRAGGNRAAAATIARYTPLIRRLERRRFGEGGTCRSAGLHEQLIEACAGGDVDEAVRVTARIWRGLAELADETDEETH
- a CDS encoding alkaline phosphatase PhoX, encoding MSLTRRDFARRSALTGAGIALAGSVGALATAPGALASTDTETAGDQEEDRHGGVGYGPLIPDPKGLLALPAGFSYRVITYSGKTKLESGEFTPSNHDGTSTFDGPRGATLLVNNHELKGPRAKWKYPVPLTEGLVYDPAASGGCTVVEVRHDQVAEWVGVAGTSTNCAGGNTPWGTWLTCEETEDKAGQNGMTKDHGYVFEVDPEDRRANRDPKPIKALGRYAHEAVVVDPKRGHLYLTEDAAGPNGLLYRWTPPEGFCHGRGKLRTLADDAGRLQAFKCFDSGGKFVDDLSRATKIGTVYGVDWVDVPDRDARTTSVRKQFTDGQVTRARKLEGMWWGDGGAYIVSSYARTESPVQHDGAVWFYDPKRRTLTLKVLLGVNPDPSVDGAFDGPDNITVSPYGGLVIAEDGEGVQHLFGATDSGRTYPIARNELNIGTEEAPEYSEFTGVTFSPDGKTLFANIQEPGIMLAITGPWKRQKR
- a CDS encoding endonuclease/exonuclease/phosphatase family protein; protein product: MPSKSSTRLAALTVAAVCSTMSGVVLTTPAHADTVRIHDIQGTTRISPLAGQKVTDVAGVVTGVRTYGSSRGFWIQDPNPDDNPATSEGVFVFTSSTPKVAVGDSVTVTGTVSEYVPGGASSGNQSVTEITKPTVTVLSSGNAVPAPVVIDAKSVPAEYAPAGDTAANGSINGLALDPAQYALDYYESLEGMSVQVADARVVTATDPYSELWVTVKPHEHADHRGGTVYGSYESQNTGRLQIQSLGSTADFPAANVGDTLTGTTTGPLDYNQFGGYTLVAGELGALKSGGLQRETTHKQARGELAVATYNVENLDPSDTTFAAHASAIVNNLQSPDIVSLEEIQDNNGAKDDGTVDADQTVTKLIDAIVAAGGPQYEWRSINPVNDQDGGEPGGNIRQVFLFNPERVSFTDRAGGDSTTAVGVTKAHGKAQLTVSPGRIDPGSDAWKSSRKPLVGEFVFRGRTVFVIANHLNSKGGDQSLHAQYQPPTRSSETQRHLQATEVNAFVKDILDTQKNADVIALGDMNDFEFSDTAGILEGDGELWSAIKSLPKSERYTYDYQGNSQVLDQILVSPSIRRGCDLDYDSVHINSEFHDQISDHDPQVLRFRP
- a CDS encoding SRPBCC family protein, encoding MTQESKEFEIVREFEVDATPEEVWEAITTGTGGYLWPMEPPEPRVGGKGPFGSTITAWDPPHRYVNRVEGVEGISQQTLNQLDHTIEPREGGRRAWVRYVHSGIFVDDWDNQYDGASKHTDFYLHTLRQYLTHFAPRPVAFATLNGPEKSMAADALTAVERALALADDAAPGAAVEVRGPEGLFGAVVDYRDPYFVGLRTDDSLIRFFGRNHWGAPVGISVHDFAPDADAKANEAAWQRWLADVFA
- a CDS encoding ArsR/SmtB family transcription factor, with protein sequence MLDVTVIEDPEAAAVSLDPIRARLLAELAAGPASAAMLAGKVGLPRQKVNYHLKALERHGLVELAGERRKGNVTERLMRATAASYVISPLALAAVQPDPDRFRDQLSARWLLALGARLVRDVGSLITGAAKARKRLATYALDGEVRFASAADRAAFIQELTAGVSSLIRKYDAPEAERGRDHRIVVAVHPTVKDQTAPELDSQSLSVAQESP